The following proteins come from a genomic window of Schistocerca gregaria isolate iqSchGreg1 chromosome X, iqSchGreg1.2, whole genome shotgun sequence:
- the LOC126299038 gene encoding uncharacterized protein LOC126299038 — protein sequence MSPHYTTTPTVRITQLAFSFSETSVNSATSLSYSKGVLVLCSSSSRFHSVSWITFQGIMSSEPGNELRWNAVMCYFPGRPYYLRYQIGFDILVNPPDAQADPSVAGQPPRLIRVQLYFPDGIICNPAYFDEMPNPLSFEGDVPHSYPPLPDVYPPMHPDNPHPTQSFYRRLRQQAMMLQEQLYTRVLVDIANGQPGEFMVIDDTPYDVIPHCNECNEFHRDPELVHMKRPRGAPKRKHSKQSHKQPGRSHQCPSKSTSTDEQDTSHAAPHTAGESVTTGPKKHLQKRKKRTVTQQLPEENELHEIATGIQNKNVSTQAAVATIEKAMDRLNIQENNLQKQEKPTLTQQLPEKDGLHEIATGIQDKKASTEPAAATIKDEMDRLNSHEENDDGNVVQDNEKLSEDANVNDDK from the exons ATGAGCCCCCACTATACGACTACTCCTACAGTACGAATAACGCAGTTGGCATTCAGTTTCAGTGAGACCTCGGTGAATAGTGCGACTAGTCTTAGCTATTCGAAGGGCGTCTTAGTGCTTTGCTCGAGTTCCAGTCGGTTTCATAGTGTCAGTTGGATCACTTTTCAGGGCATTATGTCGTCTGAGCCTGGCAATGAATTACGATGGAACGCAGTTATGTGTTACTTTCCTGGGCGTCCATACTACCTCAGATATCAGATTGGGTTTGATATACTTGTTAACCCTCCTGATGCACAAGCGGATCCATCTGTGGCCGGTCAACCTCCACGCTTGATCCGTGTTCAGCTTTACTTCCCAGATGGTATTATCTGCAATCCTGCATACTTCGATGAAATGCCAAATCCTCTTTCATTCGAAGGTGATGTGCCACATTCCTACCCTCCACTCCCTGATGTCTATCCACCAATGCACCCAGATAATCCACATCCAACCCAGTCGTTTTATCGTCGTCTACGCCAGCAAGCTATGATGTTGCAGGAACAACTTTATACTCGTGTGCTTGTAGATATCGCAAATGGCCAGCCTGGGGAATTTATGGTAATTGATGACACACCATACGATGTCATTCCTCACTGCAACGAGTGCAATGAGTTTCACAGAGATCCAGAACTTGTTCACATGAAACGACCCCGAGGtgctccaaaacgcaagcactcaaAGCAGTCACACAAACAGCCAGGGCGTTCACATCAGTGTCCATCAAAGTCCACATCCACAGATGAGCAGGACACGTCACATGCAGCACCACACACAGCCGGTGAAAGTGTCACCACAGGCCCCA aaaaacatctgcAAAAGCGCAAAAAGCGTACAGTGACTCAGCAGTTGCCAGAGGAAAATGAGTTACATGAAATAGCGACAGgaatacaaaacaaaaatgtttccaCTCAGGCTGCTGTTGCAACCATCGAAAAGGCAATGGATCGTTTGAATATACAAG aaaacaatCTGCAAAAGCAAGAAAAGCCTACATTGACTCAACAGTTGCCAGAGAAAGATGGGTTACATGAAATAGCAACAGGGATACAAGACAAAAAAGCTTCCACTGAGCCTGCTGCTGCCACCATAAAAGATGAAATGGATCGTTTGAATTCGCATGAAGAGAACGATGATGGAAATGTCGTTCAGGACAACGAGAAGCTCAGTGAAGATGCAAATGTCAATGACGACAAATAG